Proteins encoded together in one Synechococcus sp. A15-62 window:
- a CDS encoding cyclic nucleotide-binding domain-containing protein — MNRKALIEILQQEGNLKHSFSHDEIESLAGHLSIETVQAETVLMKKGEPSCSMVFILDGLVQIVDGERQLAIEKPGSIIGESLFSDEATRIADVRTIEPTTVGRFSVHNFEDFLSENQPLALKYREYFRAIRRAREEQFATENYIDKRKYLALIAHNNMKESLMEFCAIHSTKLENFHSSPRAQPEACFTKRQVLS; from the coding sequence ATGAATCGCAAGGCACTGATCGAAATTCTTCAACAGGAAGGAAACCTGAAGCATTCCTTCAGCCACGATGAGATCGAAAGCCTCGCTGGGCATCTATCCATCGAGACGGTCCAAGCAGAAACCGTCTTGATGAAAAAAGGGGAGCCCTCCTGCAGCATGGTATTCATCCTGGATGGACTTGTTCAAATCGTTGATGGCGAACGACAACTCGCCATTGAAAAACCAGGCTCAATCATTGGAGAGAGCCTTTTTTCAGACGAGGCCACACGAATTGCAGATGTTCGAACCATCGAACCGACAACTGTTGGGCGATTTTCAGTTCACAACTTTGAAGACTTCCTCAGCGAGAACCAACCACTTGCCCTGAAATACAGAGAGTACTTCCGGGCCATCAGACGCGCTCGAGAAGAGCAATTCGCCACAGAAAATTATATCGACAAACGCAAATATCTGGCATTAATTGCTCACAACAACATGAAAGAAAGCCTGATGGAGTTTTGCGCAATCCACAGCACCAAACTTGAAAATTTCCACTCATCGCCACGGGCACAACCGGAAGCATGCTTTACAAAAAGACAGGTCTTGTCTTAA
- a CDS encoding methylglyoxal synthase, whose amino-acid sequence MLYKKTGLVLSKKVASGPLGGDQAVGTLISTQNICGVIFFRDPLSAHPHHADIEALGRLCDVYQIPFATNPQSGEAILDYLLSGKSEQELIPNHVLQTYVQGQKKVVEAG is encoded by the coding sequence ATGCTTTACAAAAAGACAGGTCTTGTCTTAAGCAAAAAGGTGGCTTCGGGGCCTCTCGGTGGCGACCAAGCCGTTGGAACACTCATTTCAACGCAAAACATTTGCGGGGTGATTTTCTTCAGAGACCCGCTCTCCGCACACCCCCACCATGCCGACATTGAAGCCTTGGGGCGCCTCTGCGACGTTTATCAGATTCCGTTTGCCACCAACCCGCAAAGCGGCGAAGCCATTCTCGACTATCTCCTCTCAGGAAAGTCTGAGCAGGAATTAATCCCCAACCATGTTCTTCAGACCTATGTTCAGGGTCAGAAAAAAGTGGTTGAAGCAGGGTAA
- the alaS gene encoding alanine--tRNA ligase: MVAAASSSSAASAPRSGEEIREAFLNFYAERGHKRMASASLIPEDPTVLLTIAGMLPFKPVFLGQQERPAPRATSSQKCIRTNDIENVGRTARHHTFFEMLGNFSFGDYFKQQAIEWAWELSTGVYGIDPKHLVVSVFREDDEAEQIWRDVVGVNPKRIIRMDEADNFWASGPTGPCGPCSEIYYDFKPELGDEGIDLEDDDRFIEFYNLVFMQYNRDAEGTLTPLANRNIDTGMGLERMAQILQKVPNNYETDLIFPLIQAAADLAGVDYHQLNDKGKTSLKVIGDHSRAVTQLICDGVTASNLGRGYILRRLLRRVVRHGRLLGIDKPFLVTMGEAAIALLKGAHPSVVERQEVILAELQREEARFLETLERGEKLLAEVLASKPTQITGAQAFELYDTYGFPLELTQEIAEEQGLAVDLDGFEAAMEKQRQRAKAAAVSIDLTLQDAIDQVVADQAATCFEGYEALDHASCMQALVVNGEPATTAKAGDAVQVVLDTTPFYGEGGGQVGDRGVLAGSDLIVRIESVSRSRDVFVHAGRVERGELSLGDTVKAQVDRACRRRAQANHTATHLLQAALKQVVDPGIGQAGSLVDFDRLRFDFHCPTAVTADQLQQVETLINGWINEAHALQVQEMAIDQAKAAGAVAMFGEKYADVVRVVDVPGVSMELCGGTHVANTAEIGLFKIVAESGVAAGIRRIEAVAGPAVLAYLNERDAVVKQLGDRFKAQPAELVDRVAALQEELKASGKALAAAQAELAVVKAGALAAKAEAVGDFQLLVERLDGVDGAGLQVAAQSLADQLGDGAAVVIGGLPDPGDMGKVILVAAFGKQVIAAKLQAGKFIGGIAKQCGGGGGGRPNLAQAGGRDGAALPGALDAAQAELAAALAAV; encoded by the coding sequence ATGGTTGCCGCCGCATCGTCGTCTTCTGCAGCGTCTGCACCGCGCAGTGGGGAGGAGATCCGTGAGGCCTTCCTCAACTTCTACGCCGAGCGCGGCCATAAGCGGATGGCCAGCGCTTCCTTGATTCCCGAAGACCCAACGGTGCTGCTCACCATTGCGGGAATGCTGCCGTTCAAGCCGGTGTTTCTCGGCCAGCAAGAGCGACCTGCGCCTCGGGCCACCAGCTCGCAAAAGTGCATCCGCACCAACGACATCGAGAACGTGGGGCGCACGGCCCGGCATCACACCTTCTTCGAGATGCTCGGCAACTTCTCGTTCGGGGATTACTTCAAGCAGCAGGCGATTGAGTGGGCCTGGGAGCTCAGCACCGGCGTCTATGGCATCGATCCCAAGCACCTGGTGGTGAGCGTCTTTCGGGAAGACGACGAAGCCGAGCAGATCTGGCGTGATGTGGTTGGGGTGAACCCCAAGCGGATCATCCGCATGGATGAGGCCGACAACTTCTGGGCGTCGGGCCCCACCGGCCCCTGTGGCCCCTGCTCGGAGATCTATTACGACTTCAAACCCGAGCTTGGGGATGAGGGCATTGATCTCGAGGACGACGACCGGTTCATCGAGTTCTACAACTTGGTGTTCATGCAGTACAACCGCGACGCGGAGGGCACCCTCACGCCGCTGGCCAACCGCAACATCGACACCGGCATGGGCCTTGAGCGGATGGCCCAGATCCTGCAGAAGGTTCCCAACAACTACGAAACCGATCTGATCTTTCCGCTGATCCAAGCGGCTGCCGATCTGGCGGGGGTCGATTACCACCAACTCAACGACAAGGGCAAGACGTCGTTGAAGGTGATCGGCGACCACAGCCGTGCGGTGACGCAGTTGATCTGCGATGGCGTCACCGCCAGCAACCTCGGCCGCGGCTACATCCTGCGGCGCCTGCTGCGCCGGGTGGTGCGCCATGGCCGCCTGCTGGGCATCGACAAACCCTTCCTCGTCACCATGGGCGAGGCGGCGATTGCCCTGCTCAAGGGGGCCCACCCCAGCGTGGTTGAGCGCCAGGAAGTGATCCTGGCCGAGCTCCAGCGGGAGGAAGCCCGCTTCCTTGAGACCCTCGAGCGCGGCGAGAAGTTGCTGGCGGAGGTGCTGGCCTCCAAGCCCACCCAGATCACCGGCGCCCAGGCCTTTGAGCTGTATGACACCTATGGCTTCCCGCTTGAGCTCACCCAGGAAATCGCCGAGGAGCAGGGCCTGGCCGTCGACCTCGATGGCTTCGAGGCGGCAATGGAGAAGCAGCGTCAGCGCGCCAAGGCGGCCGCGGTGAGCATCGATCTCACCCTGCAGGATGCGATCGACCAGGTGGTGGCGGATCAGGCGGCCACCTGTTTCGAGGGCTATGAAGCCCTCGATCACGCCTCCTGCATGCAGGCATTGGTGGTGAACGGTGAACCAGCCACCACCGCCAAGGCGGGCGATGCGGTTCAGGTGGTGCTCGACACCACGCCGTTCTATGGAGAAGGCGGCGGTCAGGTGGGCGATCGCGGGGTGCTGGCGGGCAGTGATTTGATTGTTCGGATTGAGTCGGTGAGCCGCAGCCGCGACGTCTTCGTCCATGCCGGGCGGGTGGAACGGGGTGAGCTCTCCCTGGGCGACACCGTGAAAGCTCAGGTGGACCGCGCTTGCCGGCGTCGGGCCCAGGCCAATCACACGGCCACCCACCTGCTGCAGGCAGCGCTCAAGCAGGTGGTGGATCCAGGCATCGGCCAGGCCGGATCACTGGTGGATTTCGATCGCCTGCGCTTCGACTTCCATTGCCCCACGGCGGTGACGGCGGATCAGTTGCAGCAGGTTGAAACCCTGATTAACGGTTGGATCAACGAAGCCCATGCGCTGCAGGTGCAGGAGATGGCGATCGACCAGGCCAAGGCGGCCGGTGCCGTGGCGATGTTCGGTGAGAAATACGCCGATGTGGTGCGGGTGGTCGACGTGCCCGGTGTGTCGATGGAGCTCTGCGGTGGCACCCACGTGGCCAACACCGCTGAGATTGGCCTGTTCAAGATCGTGGCGGAAAGTGGTGTGGCGGCCGGCATCCGTCGGATTGAAGCCGTCGCTGGTCCTGCCGTGCTCGCCTATCTGAACGAGCGCGATGCGGTGGTGAAGCAGCTGGGGGATCGCTTCAAGGCCCAGCCGGCCGAGCTTGTTGACCGTGTGGCGGCCCTTCAGGAGGAGCTCAAGGCAAGCGGCAAGGCGCTGGCCGCGGCTCAGGCGGAACTCGCGGTGGTTAAGGCCGGTGCTCTGGCAGCCAAGGCTGAGGCCGTGGGCGACTTCCAACTGCTGGTGGAACGCCTCGACGGCGTGGATGGCGCCGGTTTGCAGGTCGCAGCTCAGAGCCTGGCGGATCAGCTGGGGGATGGTGCGGCCGTGGTGATCGGCGGTCTGCCGGATCCCGGCGACATGGGCAAGGTGATCCTGGTGGCCGCCTTCGGCAAGCAGGTGATCGCCGCCAAGCTGCAGGCCGGCAAGTTCATCGGCGGCATCGCCAAACAGTGCGGTGGTGGCGGTGGTGGACGCCCGAACCTGGCCCAGGCCGGCGGTCGTGATGGTGCTGCCCTGCCTGGTGCTCTTGATGCAGCTCAAGCTGAGCTGGCGGCAGCTCTCGCTGCCGTCTGA